The following is a genomic window from Thermococcus sp. CX2.
GATGGCCTGGATTTCATCCGGGCTGAGAGCCTGGCTTGGCTGGCCGAGGATGAGGAAGTCGATGTCCTTAATAACATCGTAGGTTATTTCGTTGCCAACGTTCTGAATTCCAAGGGTGTCGGCAAGGTCCGGTCGCCAATGTATACCCAGTTAACGTCGCTGATGGTCTTGACCATTCCCTCTGCGATGACGTTGCCGTCCTTGTCGGTCAAAACAGCAAGGCCCTTGTCGCTTTCACCGTGGGAGAGGTCGACTCCAATGGTGGTGGCGCTGGCCATGGCAAATCCAAAAACACCAAAGAAAACAAAAACCGCAAGTATTATTGCAGCCTTCCTCATGGTATCACCGTCGCTTATACTGCACGGAAAGTTATAAATCTTATGAATCCGAACTTTAACAGGCCAGAAAAAGTTCCGTAAAGTCCTTAAAGGCTTAGGATATTCTGGCTTTAGGTGGTGAGCATGGACATAGAGAGGAAGATAGAGCTGATAACCAGGAAGCCCACGGAGGAGCTACTGACCGTTGAGAACCTGAGACACCTTTTGGAGATAGGTGCCCCGATGCAGCACTACATCGGCTTTGAAATAAGCGGTTACATTCACCTGGGAACTGGTTTGATGGCCGGTGCCAAGATAGCAGACCTCCAGAAGGCGGGAATAAAGACGAGGATTTTCCTTGCCGACTGGCACAGCTGGATAAACGACAAGCTCGGCGGTGATTTGGAGGTCATCCAGAAAGTTGCTCTCACCTACTTCAAGGAGGGCATGAAGCAGAGCATAAAGGTCATGGGCGGCGACCCGGACAAGGTCGAGTTCGTGCTGGCGAGTGAAATCCTCGAGAAGGGCGACTACTGGCAGACGGTCATAGACATCTCCAAGAACGTTACCCTAGCGAGGATGATGCGCTCCATAACTATTATGGGCCGCCAGATGGGAGAGGGCATAGACTTCGCAAAGCTCATCTACCCGGCTATGCAGGTCGCTGATATCTTCTACCAGGGTGTTACCATAGCGCACGCCGGAATGGACCAGAGGAAAGCCCACGTCATAGCTATAGAGGTAGCCCAAAAGCTCAAGTACCACGCGATAGAGCACAACGGCGAGAAGCTGAAGCCCGTTGCTCTTCACCACCACCTCCTGCTCGGCCTTCAGGAGCCGCCGGTGTGGCCGATAGAGAGCGAGGAGCAGTTCAAGGAGCTCAAGACCCAGATGAAGATGAGCAAGAGCAAGCCTTATTCGGCCGTCTTCATCCACGACACCCCAGAGGAGATTAAGCAGAAGCTCAGGAAGGCTTTCTGCCCGGCCAAGGAGGTCAAGTACAACCCCGTTCTCGACTGGGCTGAGTACATCATCTTCCGCGAGGAGCCAACGGAGTTCACAATCCACAGGCCGGCCAAGTTCGGCGGCGACGTTACCTACACGACCTTCGAGGAGCTCAAGAGGGACTTCGCGGAAGGAAAGCTCCACCCGCTCGACCTCAAGAACGCGGTGGCTGAGTACCTCATTGAGCTGCTCAAGCCGGTCAGAGACTACTTCGAAAAGCACCCAGAGCCGCTCGAGCTCATGAGGGAGATAAAGATTACCCGCTGATTCTATTTTTCTTTTGGTGAGCGACATGCCAGGGATAGACGAGAAGGACAAAGAAATCCTCAGAATCCTGAGGGAGAACGGGAGGATTACCCTCACCGAGCTGGGTAAGCGAGTTAAACTCTCTCCCGCGAGCGTGAAGAACAGGCTGGAGAAGCTGGAGAAGCTGGGAGCAATAAAGGGCTACTCGGCCGTAATCGACCCGGCTTTTCTGGACGAGTTCGTCCGGGCTTTCTTTGAGCTCAGATTGGCCATCGACGACGGGAGCGTTGATGCAATTCTCTCCAGAATAGCTAAGCTCGACAATGTCTGCGCCGTTTACAGGCGAAGCGGCGAGAACCAGATACTAATACAGGCGAACTTCCATAACACGGACGAAGTTAAGGACTTCGCAGGGCTGTTGAAGAGGAAGTACTTTGGGAAAAACCTCGAGAGGATTGAGATAACTCTGATCATCGACACCTTCAAGGAGAACTGGGTAACCCTCAGGTGATTCTCATGCTCTTCGTTCTTCGTCCAGGGAGAAAAAAGAACGAATTAGAGGCGTTTTTCATCGAGAACGAACCTGAAAAACTATCCCAGATGAGGAACCTCAAGGCCGATAAAATCTACCGCTTCATAATGCGCGACGGGAGACTCTTCAAGGTTCTGGAGGGCAGCCAGTACAGGAATCCGAAGGAGATTGAAAAAGCCCTGAGAACAGCGAGGATAGTCCTCGTCAACGCCGACGAGTGGGAGGACTACTTCAAAAGGAGACTCCAGAACAAACGCGTTGAGAGGGCCGAGCTGTGCCGTTTATGCCTCCTCGAGGGTAAAATCACCGTTTTGACCGAAGGCAACAGGATAAAATACCACAGCGAGTACATCTGCGAGCGCTGCGCCGAGGACGAGCTGAAGAGAGAGCTCCGTTTCAGGTTCAACAGCGTAGCCATGTTCGACCAGGCGAAGAAGCTTCTCGAACGCTTTAGGGATCTTGACAAGGTTCTCTACGCCTTCGATCCCCGCTTCGACCCGACTAAACACCCGGAGGTCACGAAGTGGGACGAGCTCAAGGCCAAGCACGTGAAGGTTGAGAGGCTCAAGCTCGAGGAGCTCCCCCTCCCGGAGAAGTTTAAGGATGTCCTCAAGAGCGAGGGCGTCAACGAGCTCCTTCCCGTTCAGAGCTTGGCCATAAAGCACGGCCTTCTGGAAGGTGAGAGCTTACTTGTGGTTTCCGCCACGGCGAGCGGGAAGACACTCATAGGCGAGCTGGCGGGCGTTCCCAAGGCGATGGAAGGTAGAAAGATGCTCTTCCTCGTCCCTCTTGTCGCCTTGGCCAATCAGAAGTATGAAGATTTTAAGAGGCGCTACTCAAAGCTCGGCCTTCGCGTGGCGATAAGGGTTGGCATGAGCAGGATTAAAACGAAGGACGAGCTTGTAGTTGTAGATACGGGCATCGATGCCGACATAATAGTCGGAACCTACGAGGGAATTGACTACCTCCTGAGGGCGGGGAGAAAGATTGGCAACGTGGGAACCATTGTCATAGATGAGATACACACCCTCGACGACGAAGAGCGCGGGCCGAGGCTGGATGGGTTAATAGCCCGCTTGAGGAAGCTCTACCCCAACGCCCAGTTCATCGGCCTGAGCGCGACGGTCGGAAACCCCGGTGAGCTTGCCAAGGAGCTCGGGCTTAAGTTGGTTCTCTACGACGAAAGGCCCGTCGATTTGGAAAGGCACATAGTCATTGTCAGAAGCGAAGGTGAGAAGTGGAGGCACATAGCGAATCTCTGCCGTGCTGAGGCGAGTAGAAAGTCGCGGCAGGGCTACAAGGGTCAGAGCATAGTCTTCACCTTCTCGCGCAAGAGGACGCATGAGCTTGCCGCATACCTCACGAGCAAAGGCCTAAAGGCCAAGCCCTACCACTCCGGCCTACCTTACAGACAGAGAAAGCTCACCGAGATGGAGTTCCAGGCTCAGATGCTCGACGTTGTAGTTACCACAGCCGCCCTCGGAGCGGGCGTTGACTTCCCGGCTTCGCAGGTCATCTTTGAGAGCCTCGCCATGGGCAACAAGTGGCTTACCGTTAGGGAGTTCCACCAGATGCTCGGCCGCGCTGGAAGGCCGCTCTACCACGAGAAGGGCAAGGTCTACCTCATAGTCGAGCCGGGGAGGAAGTACTCGGCCCAGATGGAAGGCTCGGAAGACGAGGTTGCGTTCAAGCTGCTCACCGCTCCAATTGAGCCCGTCATCGTTGAGTGGAGCGACGAGCTCGAACAGGACAACGTTCTCGCCCACGCCTGCGTCTTCAATCGTCTCGACGTCATCGAGGACGTGCAAAGTAAATGCCTCGGCGCGAATCAGAGTGCAGGAAAAGTCCTGGAAAAGTTAGAGGAACTCGACTTCGTCAGGCTTAAGGGCAGTCTCGTCGAGGTAACGCCCTACGGAAGGGCAGTAAGCATGAGCTTCCTCCTGCCTAAGGAGGCGAGCTTCATAAGGGAGAGCCTCGGAAAGAAGCCATCAAGGTGGATAGCAATCAAGCTCTTCCCCTTCGAGAACCTCTATCTGAGCGGGACCCTCCAGAGGGAGCTTGAAGGCGCCGTGAGGGGAAGGCTGAGCGCCAACGTCTTCTCACCGAGCTTCGCGTCGATCCTGGAAGAGCTCGATAAAGTTATCCCAGAACTCAGCCCGAACGCGGCAGAGAGGCTCTTCACGATCTACCAGGAGTTCTTTATGTGCCCCGAGGATGACTGCACCGACTACGCCATGGAGCGCGTGAGCAATCTGATAATCGAGCTCAGGCGCCAAGGAAAGCACCCCACTCAGATAGCTGACCACTTCAGAAAGGTCTACGGGCTGATCGTTTATCCCGGCGACGTCTTCACGTGGTTGGACGGCATAATCAGGAAGCTAGAGGCAATTGAGAGAATCGCGAGGGTCTTCCGCGTCAGGGAGGCGGAGAACGAGGCGAAGGTTCTGAGAAGGGAGATTGAAGAGGGAAGAACGCTCAGTAGAGAAGGCCAAAGGGGAAGAGGGGAACACGGTTATCGCCGGTGACTGCCCTTAAGGATAACCGTTCTCCTTTTTTTGACTTCAGCTTTCTGCAAAGATAAAACCGGGAGATCCAGAGCTCAGCCTATCTGCAGCACTAGCTGAGCCGGATCCCTTATGGCTGGGCCGAGGCCGAGGATGTAGATGGCCAGGTACCAGAAGTAGCGCTCCTCCTCGTCTGGGACTAGGTATTTAAGGCCGTAGTAGACGATGACCAGGATGAAGGTTATCCACGGGTAGTAGAAGTATGCCCCCAAGTGGGTGACTAGGATATTCTCCAGCCAGTGGACTTCCCTGTATCCGTAGAAGTGAATCGCCACCACCGTCGAGGCTATGTCGAAGTAATGGGCTAAGACTGGGTAGAGGTAGAGCCTCTCGAAGGGCCTCCAGCGGTAGAAGGCAAAAACCGCGAGGAAGCTCACCGCCGTGTGAATCAGCGTCAGCTCGTAGGGTTCCCAGCTCTTGGCGTTGGTGACGAGAAGGTAGTTGGCCCACAGCGCTAAAGCCGTCCCCCAGGCAACGGTTATCTTGGGGTACGTCTTGAGCTTTGCATCGGCTATGAGAGCTGGAACTATGAGAACGAAGGCTGTGAAGAATATTCCGGGCGTCAGAATGAGTGGATTCTTGGGAAGGACGCCTCCATCGACCAGCGCCCTGACGGTTGCGCCAAAAACTACCATCGGCGTTACGGCCAGGAAAAGCCTCTCATCGACCTTGATTTTGAGGGGCTTGATTATATACCTATATGAATATATGATTCCGAAGCCGAGCAGAAGGGCATATACGAGGGTGTTGTATGGGTTGTAACCGCTCCTCGTGTACATCGGTTCGATGAAGTACTGGTTTATAAAACTCCACAGGGACTCCAGCATTTTCTCCACCGACTGGAATAACTCCTTCGACTTAAAGGCCTTTTGGGAAGGTTAATAAGTTGGGAGTTAATTTTTCATCGGAGGTGAAAGAATGCCCTACGGGCATGGATTTGTATATGGACTCGGGGCTGTGTATTTCCTCGGTTTCCTGCTCTCCCTGTTCATAGCAGGGTTCTTTCTGTCGCTAGCGGCCCATCTGGTCGGGATAAAAGAGGCCTCAACGCTTAAGGCGATGCTGGCAATAGTTGGCGGCGGAATCGTTGGAGCGGTTGCGTACGCCCTGGTTGCAGTGCTGCTTATCTGGATAGCCCCCATGAATGTCCTTCTCGCGGTAGTGGTATTTATCTTGGCCTATGTGTGGGTCATCAAGACGATTTTCAACACCGACTGGATCAGGGCGTTTCTAGCCTGGATTCTGGCGGCGATAATAGAGGTAGTGGTGGTAGGGCTCCTCGTGCTTCTCGGTCTGGTTGCCCTGGCATGACCCTCTGACTCTCATTATTTTCGGAAAGGTATAAATATCCCGGGCACGCTATACTACGTGATGCCTATGTTCTTCCAACCGGCCGAGGTTCAATTGAGGGAGATAAAGCCCTTCGAGGAGTTTCCCCTCGGGTTCGGCGAGGGGAGCCTAGCCGGGGTAATCTCCACTGACGAACTTGCCAGCACGGTTTTTCTGTACCACCTGGTGGCGAATGCCCTGTCTGAAGGGCCCGTTTATCACGTAGGACCCGGCAGCTCCTTCTCGGTTAAGCTCCTGAAGCGCCTCACCGAGGACGTCTCGAACCTCTACCTCGGCAACGTCTACTCAATGGACGAGCTTCTTCAGGCTTTGAATCTCGTTGAAGATAACTCCCTCGTGGTCGTTTCCCTCTTTCCAACGCTCCTTAACAGAACGGCCGAGAATATTGTGGAGCTAAGAAAGGTCGTCGATAGGAAGGGTCTGATGCTCGTACTGACACATACAACGATTGAGCTGAACGAACTCGACTTACCCGGCGAATTCCGAGAACTCTACACACTCCCAGAGCTTTTCGAAAGCCTGCTCGTTCTCAGAACGAACTCCTACCGCGGCCATTACCGGCTGAACATGACCGTCCTCAAAGCTCCGGCCGAGTTCGTTTCGAGCATCGGAGATCATTCCATACCGATTGACTCACTCGTCAAACCACTCCTCTAACCGTATATCCTTATGTGGCCGAGGCCAAGACCGTACCTGACGTAGAGCGCCAGCGCAAAGAGGAGCAGAACGGCCAGGGTGGCTGCATAGTCCCTCCCACTCATCCTGATGTCGTATAGGAACGTTCTCTTCTTGCTCGCACCCAGAGCGCGGCTCTCGAGGGCTATGCTCAGTTCGTGGGCGGTCTTGAGTGAGGAAACCAGGAGTGGAATCAGGACAACGGTCATCCTCTTCGTTCTGACTATGAAGTTGCCCTTCTCCATTTCCCAGCCGCGTGCCATTTGGGCGTCCATTATGTTCCTCGTCAGCAGGTAGAGGGTCGGAATGTAGCGGAGGGCTATCGAGATCGTCAGCCCGAACTCATAGGGCATGCCCAAGCGAACGAATCCAAGAATAAGGTCTCTCTGGGGCGTCGTCATCAGCAGGATGAAGGTCAGTAGGCCGAAGGTGAGCAGCCTGAAGGAGAAGGAGGTTCCGAGGAGGAAGCCCATAAGTCTGGGTCTGTAGATTATCGGCCATACGATTATCGTTATCGTAACGATTGGCAGGAGGGGCTTCAGAAGGCGGAGCTGTTCTTTTATTTCAATCCCTCCAAGCAGGCGGCCGTAGAGGAGAGTGGCGAAGAACAGCGGGATGAGGAAGTAGGGGTCGTTGAAAAGCATTATGACAGCTATCCCAACTATCGTGCCAATTATCTTGACGCGCGGGTCGAGGCGGTGCAGGAGAGAAGTCCCCTCGCGGTAGAATGAGTACATCATACCCCATCACCCACTATGGCTCTCACGAGATCGCTGACGCTTTTGACGAACCCCACTCCGAGCCGCTCACTTACCCTCAGCAGTTCGGGCTTCTCGAGCCCGTAATCGTGCAGGGGCAGGGAGAAGAACTCTTCTACTGAACCATCAAAAACCTTCCTTCCATCATTAAGAAGCACTACCCTCTCGGCAAGCTCTAAAACTAGCTCCATGTCGTGAGTTATGAGAAGAATTCCATGCCCCTCCTCCCTGAGCTTTTTTATGACCTTAACCACGCTCCGCGAGCTCCTCGCGTCCAGACCGGTCGTCGGCTCGTCGAGGATGAGGTACTTCGGCTTCATCGCCAGAACACAGGCTATGGCCAGGCGCTGCTTCTCACCGCCGCTCAGGGAATAGGGCGTCCTGTCGTCGTATCCCTGGAGATTGACGGACTCCAGTGCCCACCTCACCCGCTCTTCCACCTCGCTCTCACTCATGCCGAGGTTCTTCGGCCCGAAGGCAACCTCCTTGAACACGTTCTCCTCGAAGAACATGTGCTCCGGATTCTGGAAGACGTAGCCAACGACCATGGACAGCTCCGCGACCGTATGTTCAGTTGTCCTCATGCCATCTACGAGAACCTCTCCCTTGGTCGGCTTCAGGAGGCCGTTCAGGTGTTTGGCAAGGGTTGTCTTTCCGGACCCGTTGGGACCTACTAATGCCACTATCTCCTCGCCCATCTTGAAGTCTATGCCCCTCAGCGCTTCCTTTTTGTTCTCGTAGATATGCCAAAGATTTTTAACTTCAATCATCGGGGAATTTTCAAGTTTCGAGTTTAAAAGCTTTCCAAGGTGGTAGCATGAGGGCTAAGGAGGTTGCCTTTGCTGGACTCTTCGCAGCCTTAACTGCGGTTGGCGCCCAGATAAGCATTCCCATTGGTCCCGTCCCAGTGACGCTTCAGGTGCTCTTCGTACTCATGAGCGGGCTGATTCTGGGGGCGAGGCTTGGATTACTGAGCCAGCTGGTCTACGTTGTCATGGGGGCAGTGGGTCTCCCAGTGTTCGCCAACTTCCATGGCGGCTTTGCAGTTATCTACGGCCCGACTGGCGGCTACATAGTAGCGTTTCCCATAGCGGCTTATCTTGCCGGGCTGTTCACAGAGAGGCTTGGCAGAAGGGGAATGCTCATCGGCTCCATCCTGGGGGTTGGGGTTATATACCTCCTTGGCTGGCTGAGGCTCGGCCTCTTCATGGGAGGAGACTTCGAAAAGGCCTTCCTCCTCGGCGTTGTCCCGTTCCTGCCCGTTGATGCAGTTAAAGCCGTCGTTGCCATTGTGATAGCGGACAGGGTCAGGAAAGCAGTGGAAATAGGGTGAAAAGAAATCACCAGTCTTCCATTGCTTCTTTCAATATTCCAACTGCCTGCTTCTGGTGCAGCGCGGCCTTCCTTAGGTCTATGAAGATGTAAATTCTGGGGAAGTTCGCAACAACGAGACCGTATCTGCTTGCGTTCGCATAGTAAGCCGCCGCGGTGTCGTTCTGAGTCATCGCGAGCCCGAGCGTTTCGTTGTCCATCCCTCCGGCCACGGCCTCCCTGTACATCGTGTTGAACTTCTCAAGCGCCCGCCTATACTGGATGTAGTAGTAGAAGTTGAATGTCATGAAGTCTATTCCTCCAACAATAACGGGAGCAACTGGCACGAATTGGGAGTAGCCCAAGTTGTTCCTGAGCATTTCCCTGAAGAATGCCTCCCACTCCGGACCTTTCCTTGCGACGCTGTACTCTATGGTTAGTCCAGTAACGAAGACCCTGCCGTTTCCCAGCGAATAGATCGCTGTGCTCGGTTTGTTGTAATCGGGGGTTCCCGAGGGTGCCTGAACTGTAATTATTTCCGCGTTAGCTGGCAGGTTGATGAAGTAGCCGTGGCTTGCGTAGCTGCTCACCAGCGTCGTGCCGTTGGCTATAAAGTAATCGTAACTTGAGTAGCTCTGCACTATCTCCGCTCCTCCAGGTAGGGGTGTTGTCCATACCCCTCCATGCCATCCCCAGTTGGCGGCGTGTATCTCGAGGGTTCTTCCCGCCCTCACGTACTCATCGAGCTTGTCCATCTGAGTACCGAGGTCGTCGTAGAATTCCTGGGGCTGGTCGCTGATGATGATTATCATGTCGTAGGTCTCAATCAGCTCTTGAGCCGTCCTGTTCTTTAGCTCTCCAGATGTCATAACTTCGTAGGGTATCCCCATATCGCTTAGGGTGTTTTCCACAGTGGGGGAATTCCAGGCGTCTACGTTTTTCAGAATCAGAACATTGTAGCCGCTCATGGGCCCAGCAGAAACAATACCTGGGCTAAATACGGCCATCACACTAAATAGAATTAGCAGCGATATTGCTGCGCTTAAGAGTTTTTTCATAATTATCTCTCCTTTATGGTCCGAACCGAGCAGAAGAACTTTTGGGAACTCCCACCCTACTATATTATAATCCCCGCTACTATTTAAGGATTTTTACAAAAATTTGGAAAAATTTCCGGCAAATCTGGGCTCAGAGCTTCCTCAGCGTCTCCTCTGCAAAGCGGACGTCGAACTGGTTTCTGACTTTAAAAAAGCTCAAAGTCACCTTCGCGTTCCGTTTGGCGAGTTCCTCAATCGAAACCGGCTCGTAGTCGAGGAACTCCGTAACCCTGCTCAGGCTTTTGTATCCCTCGGCAATCGCGGCTTCAACGGCATCTCTGAGGGCGTCGGCTTCATAGACGGCGTGCGTTACCTCTGCCGTCCCGTCCCTCCAGACCGGAATGAGTGCCTCAGGCCCGTCCTCGTAGAACAGGCCTGTCAGATAGTTCACCAGGAAGGGCATTATCAGAGGCATGTTGCCCTCGACCAAGAAGATTGGCTCTCCAGATGGAAGGGCGTTTAGGAGGGCTTCAAGCTTGTTTCTTCCTTTGACCGGCAGCGGGTTGCTCACGTGGAGCGAGTACGTTTTCAGTTTATCCTTCCGCACTATCGTGATGACATCGTCGATGCGCTTGCTCAGCAAAAGCCTACGCTCGGTGAGCTTAACTACCGGCTCGTCGTTTATCGGTATTGTGTAGTTCTCCCAGCGCTTTTCCGGGTAAGCTAAGATGTATGCCTTCATGGGCTTGCCTTTCAGCAGGGGCTTTAAAAACCCCACGGCGGTGGACGGCAGGAGATAAAGAACGTCTATCCGGAGCACATCGAGGAGGCTGAGAGGGTGCTGGACTATACGCTGTGAGATTTACTTCGTCGATTTTCGTTTTTATGTTTTCAACCAAGGAAAAGGAGAGAGAAGAGCTTACTCTTTAAGCCACCTCTCCATCCATCCGGCTATGAGCTCCAGCCTCCTAACGCGGTGCTTCGGCTTTCCGCCCCTGCTTAAGTCGTGGTTCTCTCCCGGGAATATCGCGAGCTCCACCGTCTTGCCGAGATACCTCAGCGCGGTGAAGAACTGGAGCGCCTCCGGCAGCCAGCAGCGGTAGTCCTCCGTCGAGTGGATTATGAGGAGCGGCGTCTCAACGTTGGGAGCGTACTTCAGCGGGCTCTTCTCCCAGTAGCCGTCGAGGTTGCTCCAGGGGTCGCCGCCTATCTGGTCCGGGGCGAAGAAGTAGCCGATGTCCGTCGTTCCGAAGAAGCTCACCCAGTTCGAGATGGAGCGCTGAGTAACTGCCGCCTTGAAGCGCTTCGTGTGGCCGACTATCCAGTTTGTCATGAAGCCGCCGTAGGAGCCGCCGGTGACGCCTATCCTCTCGGGGTCAATGAAGTCAAAGCGCTTTATGGCTTCGTCAACGACCTCCATGATGTCCTGATAATCGCGCTCTCCGTAGTGCTCCCTTATGTCGGCAAACTCTTCGCCGTAGCCGTCGCTTCCCCTCGGGTTGCTGAAGATCACGACGAAGCCCTTGGTCGTCAAAACGTGGAACTCGTGCATGAAGGAATAGCCGTAAGCCGTCTTCGGCCCGCCGTGGATTTCAAGCACGGCTGGATACTTTTTGCCGGGCTCAAAATCAACGGGCTTCATTATCCATGCGTCTATCTCAACGCCGTCGCTGGCCTTAACTTTGAAGTGCTCGGGCTTCGAGAGCTTGTAGTCCTTAATCCAGCCGTTGAAGTCGGTTAGCTTCTTCTCCTTCCCGTCCCTGAATATGTAGAGCTCCGTTGGAGTTACCGCATCCTGGGCGGTGAAGGCTATGTAATCTCCCACCGCGAAGCTCTCGATGCTCCTGTCGCCGCCGATGACTCTCTCAATCTTGCCCTCAAGGTTCACGCGGAAGAGATTAGCCCTCGGCCCATCAGTGGCAACGTAATAGATCCAGCCGTCTTTGAAAACCAGCTCAGCTCTCTGAGCACCGCGAACGTCGCAGTTGAGAGAGTTGTAGGCCGAGCGGTCAAGATCTTCGGTGAGCTTCCTCAGCTCTCCGGTTTCGGGATTGTAGTGGTAGATGTGGGTGTTCGTGGCGAAGCCCCTTTCAAGGGTGCTGGCCTTGAGGATGAACGTTCCGTCGTCGAGCGGGATGAAGTCGCTGATGCTCCACTTTCCGGGCGTCAGCTTCCTTGCTTTCCTGCCCTCAAGGACGTAGAGGTCGCTCACCTTCGGGTTCTTTTCCCTGTCCTCCTGGGCGATGAAGTAGAGCTTCCCTTTGTGGAAGCGTATAGTCCCAACGTCGAGTTCCTTGGGAGTTAGGCGCTTCTTTTTGCCGCTCTCGATATCAACGAGGTAAACGACGCTCCTCCTTCCGTAGACCCAGCCGACGCCATTGAACCAGTACGGAATCTCCTTGATGACGTGGACGTCATCTTTGGGCTTCTTCTCGATGTCTATCGGCGTTACAACTGCTATTGAGCTGCCGTCTTCTGTAAAGCGGAGGGCCTTAATGCCATACTTGAACTTCGCTAGGAGCCTCGCCTCGCCGCCGTCGGTCGGGATTATGTATAGTTC
Proteins encoded in this region:
- a CDS encoding S9 family peptidase, encoding MKGLEIKDLGKFKLVGNIDAFGRKLVFQVTEINLKKDDYFSRLYLYDGRKVKPFTSGNKDSNPRFSPNGKLIAFTSKRDKESEEAELYIIPTDGGEARLLAKFKYGIKALRFTEDGSSIAVVTPIDIEKKPKDDVHVIKEIPYWFNGVGWVYGRRSVVYLVDIESGKKKRLTPKELDVGTIRFHKGKLYFIAQEDREKNPKVSDLYVLEGRKARKLTPGKWSISDFIPLDDGTFILKASTLERGFATNTHIYHYNPETGELRKLTEDLDRSAYNSLNCDVRGAQRAELVFKDGWIYYVATDGPRANLFRVNLEGKIERVIGGDRSIESFAVGDYIAFTAQDAVTPTELYIFRDGKEKKLTDFNGWIKDYKLSKPEHFKVKASDGVEIDAWIMKPVDFEPGKKYPAVLEIHGGPKTAYGYSFMHEFHVLTTKGFVVIFSNPRGSDGYGEEFADIREHYGERDYQDIMEVVDEAIKRFDFIDPERIGVTGGSYGGFMTNWIVGHTKRFKAAVTQRSISNWVSFFGTTDIGYFFAPDQIGGDPWSNLDGYWEKSPLKYAPNVETPLLIIHSTEDYRCWLPEALQFFTALRYLGKTVELAIFPGENHDLSRGGKPKHRVRRLELIAGWMERWLKE